The Myxosarcina sp. GI1 nucleotide sequence CGTGCCGCTCGGCTCTATCAAGTACCACTACTAGAACGAGATATTAAAGACCGCCCCGATAACCATACTCGCTTTTGGCTGGTCGGACTTTCTGCCAGTGATGGGGGTAACTACCTTTCTCTAGCTTTTAGTCTTTCTAAGAATGCCCCTGGCGCATTAGTTAACGCTTTGCAAGTTTTTGCTTTTCGTCAACTCAACTTAAGTAAAATTGAGTCTCGCCCCACCAAACGTTCGCTAGGAGAATACATCTTTTTTATCGATCTAGAGGGAAACTCGAGCGATCCAACTGTAAAAGCGGCTATAGCAGAATTGTCCGACTGTACGGAGAGGCTAAAAATTTTTGGTAACTACAATTTACTGCCAATGACCGAATAGAGATACTTCAATCATTCCCCAAGGCATCTTTGAGTACGGTACGTGCTGCTAAATGATTGCGAGTCGAACTTAAAATTTCTTGTTCGCGTTGTAAGCGTTTTAGGGTATCCTGCATTTCTAATAAAGACTGCTGTTCTGAAGCTACGCCGTAGAGATTACTTGCTACCCAGTATGATAGTTCTGTAGGCAAACTAGGTAAATCGTCGGGAAGTTCGATTTTTTGATTGGTCAGTTTGGCAGACAGCCGAACCACATCCCGTAACAGTTCTTCGACTTCTTTGGCTATCGGTCTTAAATCTTCACTGGGAGAGCAGTCTTCAATCCACTCTACCAATCCCACTCGATAGGGCTTTTCGCGCACGTATTCTAAGACTCTAAATCGCTGTTGACCGAGGGTTAACATTTTCATGCGATCGTCTGGCAATCTTTGAAAATGCAAAATTTCCGCACAGCAGCCATAGTTAGCGATTTTTCCCGTAGCAGGATCGATCGCCAAAACCCCAAAACGGCGGTCATTTTCTAAAATCGTGTTCATCATGATGCGATAACGAAATTCAAAAATGTGTAGCGGTAGGGGGCGAGTGGGAAATAAAACTACTTCCGGGAGGGGAAATAGAGGTAGTTCTCTTACGGCGATCGAAGAAGATGTCATCTGAGCTTGTAGCTAACTTAAGCGTATTGTTTCTTGTTTAACTTTAACTAATTTTTGCTTGAGAAGACAGGTTAAAATCACCCTTAAAATTGTTTTTAACAGGCGAAAGGTAAAACAGTTACTAACATAATTAAATATAAATTAAAACAAATTGTAAGATCCTGTTTCACTATTTTCCGTTTAATTATGAATTACAGCTTCACTTCGATATCGACTCCTGCAGGCAAATCTAGTTTCATTAAGGCATCAATAGTTTTTGATGAAGGCTGGTAAATATCGATAATGCGTCGATGAGTGCGCGTTTCAAAATGTTCGCGAGAATCTTTATCTACGTGAGGAGAACGCAAGACGCAGTAAATTCTTCTTTTAGTTGGCAGGGGAATAGGACCAATTGCCGTAGCGTTGGTACGATTAGCAGTATCGACAATTTTTTCACAGGATGTGTCGAGTAAGCGGCGATCGAAAGCTTTGAGACGAATGCGTATTTTTTGTTGTTGAATCGTTGCCATTATTTAATCTTTAATTTTCGAGGTACAAGTTTTAAAAAAAGCAGAATTCTTGCAGCAGACTTAGACTACATTTTTAAGCTTGTAGTTAAGTCTGCTGTTAAGGTTGTAATGATGTACTGCCTCAATCGCTATTTTACGATCTTGGCGACAACTCCAGCACCAATAGTACGACCACCTTCACGAATGGCAAAACGCATTCCTTGTTCGATCGCAATTGGGCTGATTAGTTCTACAGTCATTTTAATACGGTCGCCAGGCATAACCATTTCTACCGCGCTACCGTCATCAGCAGTATAATCTTTGATTGTGCCAGTTACATCTGTAGTACGAACATAGAATTGAGGACGATAATTTTTAAAGAAAGGAGTATGACGACCGCCTTCTTCTTTAGTCAGTACGTATACTTCACCTTCAAACTGAGTGTGAGGAGTAATCGAACCTGGTTTGGCTAGAACCATTCCGCGCTCGATATCTTCTTTTTGAACACCGCGTAGTAGAACGCCGACATTATCTCCTGCCATACCTTCGTCGAGAGTTTTTTGGAACATCTCTACGCCAGTTACTGTAGTGCTACGAGTATCTCTAATGCCCACAATTTCAATAGTTTCACCAACCTTAACCTTACCCCGTTCGATCCGTCCTGTAGCAACCGTACCACGACCAGTAATCGAGAACACGTCTTCTACTGCCATTAAGAAAGGTTTATCGATTTCACGTTCGGGAGTAGGAATATACTCATCCACGTTGTCCATTAAGGCATAAATTTTATCTACCCACTCATCATCCCCCTGAGCAATATTAGGGTTAGAAGTAAGGGCTTCTACCGCTTTGAGAGCAGAACCTGCCACGATTGGAATATCATCTCCAGGAAATTCGTATTCACTTAATAGTTCGCGGATTTCCAGTTCGACTAGTTCGAGCAGTTCTTCATCATCTACTTGGTCTTCTTTATTCATAAATACGACCAAGCTAGGAACTCCTACTTGTTTTGCTAGCAGAATATGTTCGCGAGTTTGAGGCATCGGACCGTCAGCCGCCGACACTACCAAAATTCCACCGTCCATTTGCGCCGCACCAGTAATCATATTTTTTACATAGTCGGCGTGTCCGGGACAGTCTACGTGAGCGTAGTGGCGGTTTTCGGTTTCATATTCTACATGAGCCGTATTGATGGTAATACCCCGTGCTTTTTCTTCGGGAGCGGCATCAATGTCTTCATATTTTCTAGCTGTAGCTTTACCTGAGGCTGCCAGAGTTAAAGTAATTGCGGCTGTTAAAGTAGTTTTACCGTGGTCTACGTGACCGATAGTACCAATATTAGCGTGATCTTTATTCCGTTCAAACTTTGCGCGTGCCATGAATTTTATTTGTTCCTTATTCTATATTATGCGTTCCCTTTATGTTTAGCGATAATTACCTCAGCGACGTTGCGAGGCACTTCATCGTAGTTGCTGAACTCCATCGAAAAGATACCGCGACCTTGGGTTTTGGAGCGGATATCAGTAGCATAGCCAAACATTTCTGCTAAAGGTACTTTTGCAGATACTTTAGCTAAACCTTCTTCGGAGTTCATTCCCTCAATATTGCCTCGGCGAGAATTAAGGTCGCCCATCACATCTCCCAAGAAATCTTCGGGAACTTCGACTTCAACCTGCATCATTGGCTCTAGCAATACTGGAGCCGCTTTGTTTACAGCAGCCTTAATTGCCATCGAGCCTGCAAATTTAAAAGCCATTTCATTAGAGTCTACATCGTGGTAAGAACCATCAACTAGAGTAACTCTGATATCTATCAAAGGATAACCCGATAAGATACCAGATTCGCAAGTTTGTTTGACTCCTTCCTCTACAGCAGGAATATATTCTTTAGGAATAATTCCACCGACAATTTTGGAGACAAACTCGAAGCCAGTACCTGGTTCTCCAGGTTCGACTTCAATAACCGCATGACCGTATTGACCTTTACCGCCACTCTGTTTGATATATTTCCCTTCTGCTTGGCTCTCTCTGCGAATAGTTTCGCGATAAGCCACCTGGGGTTTACCTACAGTAGCCTCAACGTTAAACTCTCTCAACATTCGATCTACTAAAATTTCTAGATGGAGCTCGCCCATTCCCGCAATTACGGTTTGATTGGTTTCGGGGTTGGTGCTGACGCGAAAAGTGGGATCTTCATCCGACAGTGCTTGTAGAGCTTTAGATAATTTTTCAAAGTCGCTTTTGGTTTGAGGCTCTACAGCTACAGAGATTACAGGTTCGGGTATGAACAGAGATTCAAGGATTATCGGATTGCTTTCATCGCACAAGGTGTCTCCTGTAGTAGATTGTTTCAACCCTACTGCCGCACCCAAGTCTCCTGCTCTCAACTCATCTACTTCAATCCGCTCGTTGGATTTTAAAACAACTAGGCGAGCAACGCGCTCTTTTTGTTCTTTAGTAGAGTTATAGACATAGCTACCTTTTTCCAGAACGCCAGAATACACTCTCATAAAAGTCAAACGACCAAATTTATCAGAGGCAATTTTGAATGCCAGTGCTGCAAAAGGTTCTTCGTCATCAGAATGTCTGACAGCCTCACCACCGTCTGGCAATAGCCCTTTAATTGCAGGTACTTCTGTAGGAGCGGGTAAATAGTCTACTACTGCATCCAAAAGTAACTGAACGCCTTTGTTTTTAAAAGCAGAACCGCAGAGCATCGGTACTATCGAACCAGCGATCGCTCCTTGACGCAAAGCGGCTTTAATTTCTGCCTCTTCAAATTCTTCCTCCATCATAAATTTTTCGAGAAGTTTTTCGTCAGTTTCAGCGATCGCCTCTATTAACTTGCCACGATATTCTTTGGCTTTGGGCAGCAACTGTTTTGGAATTTCTGTATCTTCGATGTTTTTGCCGAGATCGTCGCGATAGATCTTAGCTCTCATCCGCACCAAATCTATAATTCCTTCAAATTCTGCCTCACTACCAATAGGTATCTGAATCGCGATCGCATTAGCTCTCAGACGCTCTCTTATCTGTTCGTGCACTTTGAAAAAGTTGGCTCCAGTACGATCCATTTTGTTGACAAAGGCAATTCGCGGTACGTTATAACGATTTGCTTGCCGCCAAACTGTTTCGGATTGAGGCTGTACGCCTCCTACAGAGCAAAAAACCGCAATTACGCCATCTAACACTCGCATTGAGCGTTCTACTTCGATGGTAAAGTCAACGTGACCTGGAGTATCGATAATGTTTATTTTATGGTCATTCCAACTGGTACTTATGGCAGCCGCAGTAATGGTAATGCCCCGTTCTTTCTCTTGCTCCATCCAGTCCGTAATTGCAGCTCCATCATGAACCTCGCCCATTTTATGGGCGATGCCAGTGTAGAACAGTATTCGTTCGGTTGTTGTTGTTTTGCCCGCGTCAATATGTGCCGCGATGCCTATATTACGTACTTTTTTAAGCGGTATAGTACGTGCCACAAATGCCTCCTTGCCGCTGGCAAGATTTATTGTTAATTGTGTTTGTTAAAAATTATTGGGTTTATCTACAATTTTATACTTTTCCTAATGTTTCTTTTCTAAGTACTCTAGCAAGAGGCGATCGCTCTCGAGAATAAAACCTAATAGCGATAGTGGGCGAAGGCTTTATTTGCTTCTGCCATGCGATGAGTTTCATCTCTCTTTTTCATCGCTCCCCCAGTTTCGTTAGCGGCATCCATAATTTCGTTAGCCAACTTACTTGCCATTGTTCTACCTCCCCTGGAGCGAGAAAATTGAATCAGCCAGCGTAAAGCCAATGTGGTACCCCTACCCTGTCTTACCTCCATTGGAACTTGATAAGTTGCTCCACCAACACGACGAGCCTTTACTTCTACTAGAGGAGTGAGATTCTTAATTGCTTGCTCGAATACTTCTAAAGGTTCATTACCAGTTCTTTCTCCAATCATCTGCATTGCATCGTAAATAATGTTAGCAGCTAGAGATTTTTTGCCGCTACGCATGATGCGTCTAATAGTCATACTAACCAAACGACTATTATACACTGGATCTGGGGGAACAATACGTTTTTTTCTAACCGAACGTCGAGACATTAGTTTATCTTACGAAAATATAAATTACAGTTTCAATTTGTTTACAGATACAAATAATATACCTTTGCCGAAAAACGCTCTGAGTTTCCTCAATTTTACTTTATGCTATTGGCACTAATTGAGGTAAGTTTTAGCCGTGTTTCACTGCTAAATAATAGTCGACCGAGCGGAAAAAGGGACATCTCTTAACCATTTAACTATATGAATATAAATAAAATATAGTTACTACAGATGAGAATGCCTGCGTTTTTAAATCATCCGTTGGGGAAATTCAAACAGTATCCCGTTTACTTGGGACGCTTGGCACCATATTTGGAACGACCCTGCTTCCTATCTTTTACTCCCGTCGTATCTAAGGTACCTCTTACGATGTGATATCGTACACCTGGCAAATCTTTTACCCGACCACCACGAATTAAAACTACAGAGTGCTCCTGTAGATTGTGTCCGATACCTGGAATATATGCTGTAACTTCAAATCCCGAAGTCAAACGAACTCTAGCAACTTTTCTAAGTGCCGAGTTGGGTTTTTTGGGTGTAGTCGTATAAACTCTAGTGCAAACACCACGCCGTTGAGGACACTCTTTGAGAGCGGGAGATTTAGTTTTCTTTTTTGATTTAGAGCGTTCGCTACGAATTAGCTGCTGTATGGTGGGCATAAGCTGTGTAATCTTTACGGTAAAATCTTCATTAACTTAAAATTGAAAGCCAAAAATAATAGCAGACAAATTCTGATTATAAACACTATAATCTTGCTATGTCAAATTAAATTAATATTTGCTGTAGCAGCTTTACTATTCTACTGTAAATGACAAACCACAGTCACAATTCTCAATCGCCAGAGAATTTTGAAACCGAAACCCACCACCCATCAAATCTTCTGAATAGTCTAACTTTAAGTCCTGTAGATAAGCATCGGATCGAGCATCGACAATAAAACTTATTGCGCCTACTTCGTATATACGCTCTTCTGAAGCTGGAGCGGACAGGGACTTTGTTTGCGGATTTTCTAACTTTAAAACATAAAATAAGCCAGAGCAACCTCCTGTTTTGACTTGCAGTCTGACTAAGCTGTCTGGCTGTTGGCGACTCGCTCTAATTCTCTCAATTTCTTTAGCGGCACTTTGGCTAATATAGATTGCCATCGAT carries:
- the rpsJ gene encoding 30S ribosomal protein S10: MATIQQQKIRIRLKAFDRRLLDTSCEKIVDTANRTNATAIGPIPLPTKRRIYCVLRSPHVDKDSREHFETRTHRRIIDIYQPSSKTIDALMKLDLPAGVDIEVKL
- the rpsL gene encoding 30S ribosomal protein S12, translated to MPTIQQLIRSERSKSKKKTKSPALKECPQRRGVCTRVYTTTPKKPNSALRKVARVRLTSGFEVTAYIPGIGHNLQEHSVVLIRGGRVKDLPGVRYHIVRGTLDTTGVKDRKQGRSKYGAKRPK
- a CDS encoding iron-sulfur cluster assembly accessory protein; this translates as MAIYISQSAAKEIERIRASRQQPDSLVRLQVKTGGCSGLFYVLKLENPQTKSLSAPASEERIYEVGAISFIVDARSDAYLQDLKLDYSEDLMGGGFRFQNSLAIENCDCGLSFTVE
- the fusA gene encoding elongation factor G, whose amino-acid sequence is MARTIPLKKVRNIGIAAHIDAGKTTTTERILFYTGIAHKMGEVHDGAAITDWMEQEKERGITITAAAISTSWNDHKINIIDTPGHVDFTIEVERSMRVLDGVIAVFCSVGGVQPQSETVWRQANRYNVPRIAFVNKMDRTGANFFKVHEQIRERLRANAIAIQIPIGSEAEFEGIIDLVRMRAKIYRDDLGKNIEDTEIPKQLLPKAKEYRGKLIEAIAETDEKLLEKFMMEEEFEEAEIKAALRQGAIAGSIVPMLCGSAFKNKGVQLLLDAVVDYLPAPTEVPAIKGLLPDGGEAVRHSDDEEPFAALAFKIASDKFGRLTFMRVYSGVLEKGSYVYNSTKEQKERVARLVVLKSNERIEVDELRAGDLGAAVGLKQSTTGDTLCDESNPIILESLFIPEPVISVAVEPQTKSDFEKLSKALQALSDEDPTFRVSTNPETNQTVIAGMGELHLEILVDRMLREFNVEATVGKPQVAYRETIRRESQAEGKYIKQSGGKGQYGHAVIEVEPGEPGTGFEFVSKIVGGIIPKEYIPAVEEGVKQTCESGILSGYPLIDIRVTLVDGSYHDVDSNEMAFKFAGSMAIKAAVNKAAPVLLEPMMQVEVEVPEDFLGDVMGDLNSRRGNIEGMNSEEGLAKVSAKVPLAEMFGYATDIRSKTQGRGIFSMEFSNYDEVPRNVAEVIIAKHKGNA
- the tuf gene encoding elongation factor Tu, producing MARAKFERNKDHANIGTIGHVDHGKTTLTAAITLTLAASGKATARKYEDIDAAPEEKARGITINTAHVEYETENRHYAHVDCPGHADYVKNMITGAAQMDGGILVVSAADGPMPQTREHILLAKQVGVPSLVVFMNKEDQVDDEELLELVELEIRELLSEYEFPGDDIPIVAGSALKAVEALTSNPNIAQGDDEWVDKIYALMDNVDEYIPTPEREIDKPFLMAVEDVFSITGRGTVATGRIERGKVKVGETIEIVGIRDTRSTTVTGVEMFQKTLDEGMAGDNVGVLLRGVQKEDIERGMVLAKPGSITPHTQFEGEVYVLTKEEGGRHTPFFKNYRPQFYVRTTDVTGTIKDYTADDGSAVEMVMPGDRIKMTVELISPIAIEQGMRFAIREGGRTIGAGVVAKIVK
- a CDS encoding LON peptidase substrate-binding domain-containing protein produces the protein MTSSSIAVRELPLFPLPEVVLFPTRPLPLHIFEFRYRIMMNTILENDRRFGVLAIDPATGKIANYGCCAEILHFQRLPDDRMKMLTLGQQRFRVLEYVREKPYRVGLVEWIEDCSPSEDLRPIAKEVEELLRDVVRLSAKLTNQKIELPDDLPSLPTELSYWVASNLYGVASEQQSLLEMQDTLKRLQREQEILSSTRNHLAARTVLKDALGND
- the rpsG gene encoding 30S ribosomal protein S7, which gives rise to MSRRSVRKKRIVPPDPVYNSRLVSMTIRRIMRSGKKSLAANIIYDAMQMIGERTGNEPLEVFEQAIKNLTPLVEVKARRVGGATYQVPMEVRQGRGTTLALRWLIQFSRSRGGRTMASKLANEIMDAANETGGAMKKRDETHRMAEANKAFAHYRY